One Fuerstiella marisgermanici DNA window includes the following coding sequences:
- a CDS encoding ISKra4 family transposase encodes MNYRPCHVTTLLGSAIYERAYYHCLACHHGHLPTDMDFRIADHQTVGASEVISLMGLLEPFEEGARKTLPRLTGMNVSASTVQRTTEAVGADVAERRDCGETFADDEVWDWHRDATGRKVAYVELDATGVRQQGPHAERAEGRMPWVGVVFNPLPMNPHRRDRRRRHCAESRGVSGLMSLEEIGQQLRNECRSVGLKHADVVIGLSDGGNGLENCLTNVVSGMAREVVFILDFWHASEHLQEFANIFVSDETMRHNQVELWCQHLKEHGGLSLIRQLQSLDLTDRLPPVTEQHQLLLNYLRSNQHRMDYPDYIRNGWQIGSGKVESSCKNIVGARLKCSGMRWRPYGTTPLCQLRALYKSEPKIWTLYWQAYAKT; translated from the coding sequence GTGAACTATCGGCCCTGCCACGTCACGACTTTGCTGGGTTCGGCGATCTATGAGCGAGCGTATTATCACTGCTTGGCCTGCCATCACGGCCACCTTCCCACGGACATGGACTTCCGCATCGCCGATCATCAGACCGTTGGTGCGAGCGAAGTGATTTCCTTGATGGGACTTCTCGAACCGTTCGAGGAAGGAGCTCGCAAAACGCTTCCTCGCCTGACGGGAATGAATGTTTCGGCATCCACCGTTCAACGCACCACCGAAGCGGTCGGCGCGGATGTAGCCGAGCGTCGCGATTGTGGAGAGACGTTTGCGGACGACGAAGTCTGGGACTGGCATCGTGACGCAACGGGCCGCAAAGTCGCATACGTTGAACTGGATGCCACCGGTGTGCGACAACAGGGGCCGCATGCCGAACGCGCGGAAGGCCGCATGCCGTGGGTCGGCGTGGTTTTCAATCCGCTGCCGATGAATCCGCACCGGCGTGACCGGCGCCGACGTCATTGTGCAGAATCTCGCGGTGTGTCGGGTTTGATGAGTCTCGAAGAAATCGGCCAGCAGTTGCGAAACGAATGTCGGTCGGTCGGACTGAAACATGCCGACGTTGTGATTGGTTTGTCTGATGGAGGCAACGGTCTGGAAAATTGTCTGACCAACGTGGTAAGCGGAATGGCGAGAGAAGTCGTGTTCATTCTGGACTTCTGGCATGCCTCCGAACACCTTCAGGAGTTTGCCAACATCTTCGTTTCCGACGAAACCATGCGTCACAACCAGGTGGAACTGTGGTGCCAGCATCTCAAAGAACATGGTGGGCTGTCACTGATCCGGCAGTTGCAGAGTCTGGATCTGACGGATCGTTTACCGCCCGTGACCGAGCAGCACCAATTGCTGCTCAACTATCTGCGTTCCAATCAGCATCGCATGGACTACCCGGATTACATTCGCAATGGCTGGCAGATTGGTTCGGGAAAAGTGGAATCCTCGTGCAAGAACATCGTCGGAGCCCGCCTGAAATGTTCCGGCATGCGCTGGCGACCCTACGGAACCACGCCCCTTTGCCAGCTCAGAGCACTCTACAAAAGCGAACCCAAAATCTGGACACTCTACTGGCAAGCCTACGCCAAAACATAA
- a CDS encoding IS1634 family transposase translates to MFIRQCHRIKNGRRHAYWALVESYRSASGPRQRVVAWLGKLDEAGRLGVHQAAEVLAGSDEVAPGVTADQSQPLSRQMRFEFDDDASAVTPRWVEVNAAGVRVENLRQFGGPWMALHLIRTLQLDTFLSNAIPEGRELVGWDVSSLILIIARLLEPASELFTAEQWYPKTALRDLLGVSEERVNDNRLYRTLDQLLPHKDALETHLKNRLGHLFDLEYDLLMYDVTSTYFEGQAERNPLAQRGYSRDNRSDCKQVCIGLVVSRCGMPLGYKVFAGNTADVTTVEHIVETMEARYGKSDRIWVMDRGMVSEDNIEFLREGGRRYIVGTPKSMLKKFEHELLKEDWTSIRDGLEVKVVPWPGSDDPDESEDCNTSPETFILCRSRDRSKKEEAITQRFEKKIEESLIRMTARCDKQKRDPMKVEREIGRLLGKNTRAAKLFDVKVTKTDDGAARIEWSKIEATRDWATLSSGCYLLRTNVSDWSDEELWKAYIQLTEAEAAFRIHKSDLSIRPIWHQKEDRVLAHIFVCFLAYVLWKTLGQLCSKAGLGDEPRRVLAELSEIRSMDVVLPTRTGPEIRTRCVSKPSDHQQILLEKLSLKLPSKIIQKQM, encoded by the coding sequence ATGTTCATTCGCCAATGCCATCGAATCAAAAACGGTCGTCGCCACGCCTACTGGGCGCTGGTCGAATCGTATCGCTCGGCCAGTGGGCCGCGGCAGCGGGTGGTCGCGTGGCTGGGGAAGCTTGACGAAGCCGGTCGACTGGGCGTCCATCAGGCGGCGGAAGTTTTGGCCGGTAGCGATGAGGTTGCACCCGGTGTCACCGCTGATCAGTCACAACCGCTCAGTCGACAGATGCGATTCGAGTTCGATGATGATGCGTCTGCCGTGACTCCGCGATGGGTCGAAGTCAACGCCGCCGGAGTTCGTGTGGAAAACCTGCGACAGTTCGGCGGGCCGTGGATGGCTCTGCACCTGATTCGCACGCTGCAACTGGATACGTTCCTGAGCAACGCGATCCCTGAAGGTCGTGAACTGGTCGGCTGGGATGTGAGTTCGCTGATTCTGATCATTGCGCGGCTGCTCGAACCTGCCAGCGAACTCTTCACCGCCGAACAATGGTATCCGAAAACGGCACTGCGGGATCTGCTCGGCGTGAGCGAAGAACGTGTGAACGATAATCGGCTGTACCGCACACTCGATCAGCTGCTGCCGCACAAGGACGCATTGGAAACGCATCTGAAGAATCGCCTTGGCCATCTGTTCGATCTCGAATACGACCTGCTGATGTATGACGTCACCAGCACTTACTTCGAAGGTCAGGCCGAACGCAATCCGCTGGCTCAGCGTGGCTATTCGCGCGATAACCGCAGCGACTGCAAGCAGGTCTGCATCGGGCTGGTGGTGTCTCGATGCGGAATGCCGCTGGGATACAAGGTGTTTGCCGGCAATACGGCCGACGTTACTACCGTGGAACACATCGTCGAAACGATGGAAGCACGCTACGGGAAAAGCGATCGCATCTGGGTCATGGATCGCGGCATGGTGTCGGAAGACAACATCGAATTCCTGCGCGAAGGCGGTCGACGCTACATCGTCGGCACTCCCAAATCGATGCTGAAGAAGTTTGAACACGAGCTGCTGAAGGAAGACTGGACCAGCATTCGCGATGGCCTGGAAGTCAAGGTCGTGCCGTGGCCCGGCAGCGACGATCCGGATGAATCGGAAGACTGCAACACATCGCCGGAGACATTCATCCTGTGTCGCAGTCGCGATCGATCAAAGAAGGAAGAAGCGATCACACAGCGCTTCGAAAAGAAGATCGAAGAGTCGCTCATCCGCATGACGGCGCGGTGCGATAAACAGAAACGCGACCCGATGAAGGTCGAACGTGAGATCGGCCGGCTGCTCGGAAAGAACACTCGAGCGGCAAAGCTCTTCGACGTGAAAGTCACGAAGACAGATGACGGGGCCGCACGCATCGAATGGTCAAAGATCGAAGCTACGCGTGACTGGGCGACTCTGAGTTCCGGATGCTATCTGCTGCGAACGAATGTCAGCGACTGGTCCGACGAAGAACTTTGGAAGGCGTACATCCAACTGACCGAAGCGGAAGCCGCGTTCCGAATCCACAAAAGCGATCTTTCGATCCGCCCGATCTGGCATCAGAAGGAGGACCGTGTTCTGGCACACATCTTCGTGTGTTTTCTGGCGTATGTGTTGTGGAAGACGCTCGGCCAGCTGTGCAGCAAAGCAGGGCTGGGCGACGAACCGCGCCGTGTGCTTGCGGAGCTGTCGGAGATCCGTTCGATGGACGTCGTCCTGCCCACTCGCACCGGCCCGGAGATCCGCACCCGCTGCGTGTCAAAGCCCTCCGACCATCAGCAGATTCTTCTGGAAAAGCTGAGCCTCAAACTGCCCTCAAAAATAATCCAAAAGCAAATGTAG
- a CDS encoding transposase → MLTSGKSLGEVVQSLAVSEATYHRWRQQYGGMKAEEAKRLKELEVENARLKKLLAEAELDKAMLKEIAEGNF, encoded by the coding sequence ATGCTGACGAGCGGCAAGTCGCTCGGTGAAGTTGTTCAATCGCTGGCTGTCAGTGAAGCGACGTATCATCGCTGGCGTCAGCAGTATGGCGGGATGAAGGCGGAGGAAGCGAAGCGTCTGAAGGAGCTGGAAGTTGAGAACGCTCGGCTGAAGAAGCTGCTTGCGGAAGCGGAACTCGACAAGGCGATGTTGAAGGAGATCGCGGAGGGAAACTTCTGA
- the ltrA gene encoding group II intron reverse transcriptase/maturase yields MNSREESSTNSTRGGWSARQTNPVPRTGMTASASDKQPALNDRGSTVERLFPEMMMEAVVDESNMERAWQKVRSNRGAPGPDGITLDEFLTWFRPRWELIRRQLLDGTYRPSPVRRVTIDKPDGGTRQLGIPNVLDRVIQQAILQILTPVFDPHFSDSSHGFRPNRSAHGAMQQVQRTIKAGGKFVVDMDLSKFFDRVNHDVLMNRIALRVSDSLLLKLIGRYLRAGVIVDGELQPSTEGTPQGGPLSPLLANILLDDLDKELEQRGLPFVRYADDFVIFTKSERAARRVFRSVQRFLTERLRLVVNETKSKVVPWQELEFLGFCVRGRYFRIRLSDKSLQRFKRRIRELTGRSWGVSMERRLSELRSYLRGWAGYFCLAMELKLFDRLDQWIRRRIRMCFWKRWRHARTRSRELVRLGVPRRQAIRHAKSRKSYWHMAKTIASGVGFTNALLVELGLLSLKHLWNELAPLRRTA; encoded by the coding sequence ATGAATTCCAGGGAGGAGTCTTCGACCAACTCGACACGAGGTGGGTGGTCTGCTCGGCAGACAAATCCAGTTCCCCGAACGGGGATGACCGCGTCGGCGTCGGACAAGCAGCCAGCCCTGAACGACCGTGGTTCCACGGTCGAACGTTTGTTTCCAGAGATGATGATGGAAGCCGTCGTTGATGAATCCAACATGGAACGCGCCTGGCAGAAAGTCCGGTCGAACCGCGGAGCCCCTGGCCCCGACGGCATCACGCTGGATGAATTTCTGACATGGTTCCGACCACGCTGGGAACTCATCCGACGACAGCTTCTCGACGGCACGTATCGACCTTCACCGGTGCGACGCGTGACCATCGACAAGCCGGATGGCGGCACACGGCAGCTCGGTATTCCGAACGTGCTGGACCGCGTGATTCAACAGGCCATCCTGCAGATTCTGACGCCCGTGTTCGATCCGCACTTCAGCGATTCGAGCCACGGGTTTCGCCCCAACCGATCCGCTCACGGAGCCATGCAACAGGTTCAGCGGACGATCAAGGCAGGCGGCAAGTTCGTGGTGGATATGGACCTTTCAAAATTCTTTGATCGAGTCAACCACGACGTGCTGATGAACCGAATCGCTCTTCGCGTTTCGGATTCACTGCTGCTGAAACTGATCGGCCGTTACCTGCGAGCGGGCGTGATCGTGGACGGCGAACTGCAACCGAGTACCGAAGGAACGCCACAAGGTGGCCCGCTGTCTCCGCTACTTGCCAACATCCTGCTGGATGATCTGGACAAGGAACTGGAACAACGCGGTCTGCCGTTCGTGCGTTACGCTGACGACTTCGTGATCTTCACGAAGTCTGAACGTGCCGCGCGTCGAGTGTTCCGATCGGTGCAGCGTTTTCTGACCGAACGTCTTCGTCTTGTTGTTAACGAAACGAAGAGCAAAGTGGTGCCGTGGCAGGAACTTGAGTTTCTTGGGTTCTGTGTTCGCGGTCGCTACTTTCGGATCAGGCTGAGTGACAAATCGCTTCAGCGTTTCAAGCGTCGCATTCGAGAACTCACCGGTCGCAGCTGGGGAGTTTCGATGGAACGTCGCTTGAGTGAACTGCGAAGTTATCTTCGCGGCTGGGCGGGTTACTTCTGCCTGGCGATGGAGTTGAAACTGTTCGATAGGCTCGACCAGTGGATCCGTCGTCGGATACGCATGTGCTTCTGGAAGCGGTGGCGACACGCTCGCACACGCAGCCGAGAACTCGTGCGTTTAGGGGTTCCCCGTCGACAGGCGATTCGTCATGCGAAAAGTCGCAAGAGCTACTGGCACATGGCCAAGACCATCGCCAGCGGTGTGGGCTTTACGAACGCGCTGCTCGTGGAATTGGGTCTATTAAGCCTGAAACACCTCTGGAACGAACTGGCTCCACTTCGTCGAACCGCCTGA
- a CDS encoding recombinase family protein: MSEKIEAIHLQRKAVLYIRQSSPFQVLHNEESRRLQYAMQQRMRSLGWKDIEVIDEDLGRSASGSVVRSGFERMVADVCLGKIGAVAAREVSRFARNSREWQQLVEVCRVVDTLLIDQETVYAPRRSNDRLLLGLKGSLNEYELDLLRQRSVEARREKARRGELIISAPVGYLKTGTTRGKDQRIEKDPNTRVQQMINLVFRKCFELGSARQALMWLLEEDLQMPTRDKAGVLKWKRPTYGMVYQILTHPVYGGAYAYGRTEHQPSYEGGFVDSKTRRRSREEWIALIPEHHEGYVSWEEFERLQDLISSNNLRSGRGAARKGSALLSGMLGCQQCGRRLAVAYSGVGAKVPRYCCHRGYLDNGEAKCIAFGATSVDIAVAEQIFRVVAPAAQEAAMLAHQKTTERDNEILQALEGELKSARYEASRAQRQFDAADPENRLVTEELERRWNASMQHVSDVEARIDQQRNDRSSIDDPDLQGLMAVVADLDAVWNNPDADIRIKKRIVRTLIRDIVADVDNDVSEVILTIHWVGGVHTELRLPRRRRGKSTATTATTATSAEAVDAVRSLARICSDDLIAGLLNRNGLPTGRGNRWTRERVTSMRNYHKIARWTAQAQSDQGWMNLTDSAKHLGISTRTLRLAIERADIKGQHPLPDGPWIINRSELETPAAKAVVRKAKTRNRNPAVPDPKQQSLEF; this comes from the coding sequence ATGAGTGAAAAGATTGAAGCCATCCATCTTCAGCGGAAAGCCGTTCTTTACATTCGTCAGTCGTCGCCGTTTCAGGTGCTTCACAACGAAGAAAGCCGCAGGCTGCAGTATGCCATGCAGCAACGGATGCGTTCACTGGGATGGAAAGACATTGAAGTCATCGATGAAGATCTGGGGCGCAGCGCGTCCGGCAGCGTTGTTCGATCGGGATTTGAACGCATGGTCGCCGATGTGTGCCTCGGGAAGATCGGGGCCGTTGCTGCACGAGAGGTGTCGCGGTTTGCTCGCAACAGTCGTGAATGGCAGCAACTGGTTGAAGTGTGTCGAGTCGTGGACACGTTATTGATCGATCAGGAAACGGTCTACGCTCCTCGCCGGAGCAATGACCGACTGTTGCTGGGACTGAAAGGAAGTTTGAACGAATACGAGCTGGACCTCCTTCGTCAGCGATCCGTAGAAGCTCGGCGTGAAAAGGCGCGCCGAGGAGAACTGATCATTTCGGCACCGGTCGGATATCTGAAAACGGGAACGACTCGAGGCAAAGATCAGCGCATTGAGAAAGACCCGAATACTCGCGTGCAACAGATGATCAATCTGGTGTTTCGCAAGTGCTTCGAACTGGGGAGTGCACGGCAAGCTTTGATGTGGCTTCTGGAAGAAGATCTGCAGATGCCGACACGAGACAAAGCCGGAGTCCTGAAGTGGAAGCGTCCGACATACGGGATGGTGTACCAGATCCTGACTCATCCGGTGTACGGTGGGGCGTATGCGTATGGCCGAACCGAACATCAGCCATCGTATGAAGGTGGATTCGTTGATTCAAAAACACGGCGGCGCAGTCGCGAAGAATGGATCGCATTGATTCCCGAACATCACGAAGGCTATGTATCGTGGGAGGAGTTCGAACGATTGCAGGATTTGATTTCGTCAAACAATCTGCGTTCCGGGCGAGGCGCTGCTCGAAAAGGTTCGGCACTGTTGTCGGGAATGCTGGGCTGTCAGCAATGTGGACGGCGACTGGCCGTCGCGTACAGCGGAGTCGGAGCGAAAGTGCCACGTTACTGCTGCCACCGAGGGTATCTGGACAATGGCGAAGCCAAGTGCATCGCATTCGGTGCCACGTCCGTTGACATCGCCGTTGCAGAACAGATATTCCGTGTTGTTGCTCCTGCCGCTCAAGAGGCCGCCATGCTCGCTCACCAGAAAACAACCGAACGTGACAACGAAATCCTTCAGGCACTGGAAGGGGAACTTAAGTCTGCTCGTTATGAAGCATCGCGTGCACAACGTCAATTCGATGCAGCTGACCCGGAAAATCGACTTGTCACCGAGGAACTGGAACGAAGATGGAATGCGTCGATGCAACACGTCAGCGACGTCGAAGCACGGATCGATCAGCAGCGAAATGACAGATCTTCAATCGACGATCCTGATTTGCAGGGTCTGATGGCAGTCGTGGCTGACCTTGACGCAGTCTGGAACAATCCTGATGCTGACATTCGAATCAAGAAACGCATCGTTCGGACTCTGATCCGCGATATCGTTGCGGATGTCGACAACGACGTGAGCGAAGTCATTCTTACAATCCACTGGGTTGGTGGTGTGCATACCGAACTGCGACTTCCCCGCCGTCGTCGCGGAAAATCGACAGCCACGACAGCCACGACAGCCACGTCAGCAGAGGCCGTCGATGCTGTCCGGTCACTCGCACGAATCTGTTCCGACGATCTCATCGCCGGACTGCTCAACCGCAACGGGTTACCAACGGGACGAGGAAACCGGTGGACTCGAGAGCGGGTCACATCGATGCGGAACTACCACAAGATTGCCCGCTGGACTGCACAGGCTCAATCTGATCAAGGCTGGATGAACCTAACCGACAGCGCAAAACATCTTGGCATCAGCACGCGGACACTCAGACTGGCGATTGAACGAGCCGATATCAAAGGTCAACACCCGCTTCCGGACGGACCGTGGATCATCAATCGCAGCGAACTGGAGACGCCAGCGGCAAAGGCCGTTGTCCGGAAGGCAAAAACTCGAAACCGCAACCCCGCGGTACCAGATCCCAAACAGCAATCCCTTGAGTTTTAA
- a CDS encoding ABC transporter permease has translation MTSQANAIRPQATPGIWSGTFALASRELVRFFRQRTRVIGAIGQPIIFWVLFGAGLRGSFQSPEWASNLEQPLTYQEYFFPGIAVLIVMFTAIFSTISIIEDRREGFLQGVLAAPVPRSVIVLGKVLGGTVLAVIQAGLFLMVGPLLSYVGLSPGLQIEVGLLQGIFAVIFLTLIAVELTSLGFLIAWPMNSTQGFHAIMSIFLMPMWLLSGAFFPGGGSGWLSWIIRLNPLTYGVAGLRRLLYSGDLPVTDSLPSLPVCVLVTAVFGLACFAISAALVSRPTSHNVT, from the coding sequence ATGACTTCGCAAGCAAACGCTATCCGCCCACAGGCCACGCCCGGAATCTGGTCAGGGACCTTCGCACTGGCGTCACGGGAATTGGTGAGGTTCTTTCGTCAGCGCACTCGTGTGATCGGTGCCATTGGGCAGCCCATTATTTTCTGGGTGCTGTTTGGGGCTGGTCTGCGAGGATCGTTTCAGTCTCCGGAATGGGCCAGCAATCTCGAACAGCCGCTCACGTATCAGGAATACTTCTTTCCGGGCATCGCCGTTTTGATCGTGATGTTCACCGCCATCTTTTCGACGATCTCCATTATCGAAGATCGCCGCGAAGGATTTCTGCAGGGTGTCCTCGCCGCCCCGGTGCCTCGATCCGTGATTGTGCTCGGCAAGGTACTGGGCGGGACGGTGCTGGCCGTGATTCAGGCCGGGCTGTTTCTGATGGTTGGGCCGCTACTCAGCTACGTTGGCCTCAGCCCGGGACTACAAATCGAAGTCGGTTTACTTCAAGGCATTTTCGCCGTGATCTTTTTGACGCTGATCGCCGTGGAACTCACGTCACTCGGATTTCTCATCGCGTGGCCGATGAATTCGACTCAGGGATTTCACGCCATCATGAGCATCTTTCTGATGCCGATGTGGCTGTTATCCGGAGCGTTCTTTCCTGGCGGCGGCAGCGGCTGGCTGTCGTGGATCATTCGCCTGAACCCGCTGACGTACGGCGTGGCTGGCCTGCGACGCCTGCTGTATTCTGGCGACCTGCCTGTGACCGATTCACTGCCATCGCTACCCGTGTGCGTGCTGGTCACGGCCGTTTTCGGCCTTGCTTGTTTTGCGATCAGTGCCGCGCTGGTGTCGCGTCCCACGTCGCACAACGTGACTTAA
- a CDS encoding tyrosine-type recombinase/integrase: MTPWQSRTTVLTKRMADDMKLRNFAQATIDAYTYHVGRFAEFLGKSPEQASAEDVRSFQLHLIEVRKVGWSSFNQAVCGLRFLYRHTYPREWVVKMVPFDKRPKTLPEVLSGEEVSRLIECTTNIKHRTFLLTLYSAGLRLNEAAHLKIADIDSQRMQLRVTCGKGAKERRVPLSPRLLKELREYWKQYRPVTYLFPGRTRDVPLAPTTIQKVIKASTARAGIERNITPHTMRHSFATHLLEAGVDLLAISRLLGHKSFSTTMKYLHVRRLHLNSVPSPADWLPVRQLPGWAAPGAADVSVRSDGRKPTTD; encoded by the coding sequence ATGACGCCCTGGCAATCTCGCACAACTGTGCTCACGAAACGCATGGCCGATGATATGAAGCTGCGCAACTTTGCTCAGGCGACCATTGACGCCTACACGTATCATGTCGGCCGCTTCGCCGAGTTTCTCGGCAAGTCACCGGAACAGGCGTCCGCCGAAGACGTGCGATCGTTTCAACTGCACCTCATCGAAGTGAGGAAAGTTGGCTGGAGCTCCTTCAATCAGGCCGTGTGTGGCCTACGTTTTCTGTACCGCCACACGTACCCTCGCGAGTGGGTGGTGAAGATGGTGCCGTTCGACAAGCGCCCGAAGACCCTTCCGGAAGTTCTCAGCGGGGAAGAAGTTTCTCGGCTGATCGAATGTACGACGAATATCAAACATCGGACTTTTCTACTGACTCTCTATTCGGCCGGGCTGCGGCTGAACGAGGCGGCTCACCTGAAGATTGCCGACATCGACAGCCAGCGAATGCAGCTGCGAGTGACCTGCGGCAAAGGAGCGAAGGAACGACGCGTGCCGTTGTCGCCGAGACTGCTGAAAGAACTTCGCGAGTACTGGAAGCAGTATCGTCCGGTGACATATCTGTTTCCCGGACGAACCAGGGATGTTCCTCTGGCTCCGACCACCATTCAAAAAGTGATCAAAGCTTCGACAGCACGAGCGGGCATCGAACGCAACATCACGCCACACACGATGCGCCACAGCTTTGCGACTCACCTGCTGGAAGCGGGAGTCGATCTGCTGGCGATCAGTCGCCTGCTGGGTCACAAAAGCTTTTCAACGACGATGAAGTATCTGCATGTGCGACGCCTGCATCTGAACAGCGTGCCCAGTCCGGCGGACTGGCTGCCGGTGAGACAACTTCCGGGATGGGCGGCACCGGGCGCAGCGGATGTGAGCGTCCGCTCGGACGGCAGGAAACCGACGACAGATTAA
- the ltrA gene encoding group II intron reverse transcriptase/maturase has translation MFSRYLPRHSDLLKATLSFAFWRAKLGDPGSKATIALHMMPMKQPVRSQLFLFDVTSNHDETSMHVQAEKARSADDSGKSDGGIVPLKREDQSRELKPGNAGAGKAARPSRDSSDTPTALSGGSPVLDRLDRITQRAETYSEEAFNNLFSLLNYELLWYAFRKLKRGKAPGVDGVTVDQYESNLRDNLHDLLTRLHRGAYRPQPSLRRDIPKGNGKTRPLGIASVEDKIVQRAVVMILERIYEVDFCETSYGFRPGRSCHQALSVHGQTIATRKVSWISDADIRGFFDNVCHERLLELLQKRISDPKLLALIQRFLKSGVMIEGRRRNTDEGVPQGSVLSPLLANVYLHYVLDQWFDRDVQPRMRGESYIVRFADDFICAFELESDARRFQDVLPKRLARYSLELAEEKTKLLRFGRFARRDCQRLGEGAPATFDFLGFTHYCGLSRAGKFKPKRKTASKKYRAKVGDLKHWFRRNLTTPLSEVWAKLNAKLRGHYQYYGINDNWSQLMKFRQAAKQLAFRWLNRRSQRKSKTWPQFDAYIARFPLASPSKLTDLIAIQPK, from the coding sequence ATGTTTTCTCGGTATCTGCCCAGGCATTCGGACCTGCTAAAGGCAACACTGAGTTTCGCGTTTTGGCGAGCGAAGCTCGGAGACCCGGGGTCGAAGGCCACGATCGCGCTACACATGATGCCAATGAAGCAACCAGTGAGATCCCAGCTGTTCTTGTTCGACGTGACGTCCAATCACGACGAAACGAGTATGCACGTACAAGCTGAAAAGGCAAGGAGTGCAGACGACTCTGGGAAGTCGGATGGCGGCATAGTACCGTTGAAGCGCGAAGACCAATCGCGTGAATTGAAGCCCGGTAATGCGGGTGCAGGGAAGGCCGCCAGGCCATCACGCGACTCCAGCGATACACCGACCGCACTCAGTGGCGGATCACCGGTGCTTGATCGACTGGATCGCATCACCCAACGCGCGGAAACGTACTCTGAAGAGGCGTTTAACAACCTCTTTTCGCTGCTCAATTACGAGTTGCTGTGGTATGCGTTTCGCAAGCTCAAGCGAGGCAAGGCACCCGGAGTCGACGGTGTCACGGTGGATCAATACGAGTCGAATCTGCGGGACAACCTGCACGACCTGTTAACCAGATTACACCGTGGTGCGTATCGGCCTCAGCCCAGTCTTCGTCGTGACATTCCGAAAGGGAATGGCAAGACCAGACCGCTGGGTATCGCCAGTGTGGAAGACAAGATCGTACAACGTGCGGTCGTGATGATTCTGGAACGGATCTACGAAGTCGACTTCTGTGAGACTTCCTATGGTTTCCGTCCGGGACGGTCATGCCACCAGGCTTTAAGTGTGCACGGTCAAACCATCGCGACCCGGAAAGTGAGCTGGATTTCGGACGCGGATATCCGTGGCTTCTTCGATAACGTTTGTCATGAACGTTTGCTCGAACTGCTACAAAAGCGGATTTCCGATCCGAAGCTATTGGCCCTGATCCAGCGCTTTCTGAAGTCCGGTGTGATGATCGAAGGTCGTCGCCGTAACACTGACGAAGGTGTTCCGCAAGGCTCGGTTCTTTCACCGTTATTAGCGAACGTGTATTTGCATTACGTCCTGGACCAATGGTTCGACCGGGATGTGCAGCCGCGTATGCGAGGTGAATCGTACATTGTCCGCTTCGCGGACGACTTCATTTGTGCGTTCGAACTGGAGTCTGACGCGAGACGCTTTCAGGATGTGCTACCGAAGCGACTGGCCCGATACTCGCTGGAGCTGGCCGAAGAGAAGACTAAACTGCTGCGGTTCGGCCGCTTTGCGAGACGCGATTGCCAGCGTCTTGGCGAAGGGGCTCCCGCGACGTTCGACTTCCTCGGCTTCACTCATTACTGCGGCCTGAGTCGTGCGGGAAAGTTCAAGCCGAAACGGAAGACAGCCAGTAAGAAATACCGAGCTAAGGTAGGCGATCTGAAGCATTGGTTCCGACGGAATCTGACGACACCTTTGTCCGAAGTCTGGGCGAAGTTGAATGCGAAGCTGCGTGGCCATTATCAGTACTATGGAATCAATGACAATTGGTCCCAACTGATGAAATTCCGCCAGGCAGCAAAGCAGCTGGCCTTCCGCTGGCTCAATCGTCGTTCGCAGAGGAAGTCAAAGACCTGGCCTCAGTTCGATGCGTACATAGCTCGCTTTCCCCTGGCATCTCCTTCGAAGCTGACTGACCTGATTGCGATACAGCCAAAGTGA